ctgaggtccatagatttgctcaaggtcacaaaggtattatgtcagaagtaggatttgactGCAGGTTATGGCATTTCTGGGTGGGATGTGAGGACAGAAATTCAGGAGTGCTCCTCAGGACATTGGGCATTAAGGAGGGATGAGGGTCCTTTCAGGAGGGCAATAAGGGCAGGATGTTAGGATCTGTGGGAGTTGGGGGGCACTAAGTCTAGGGAGAATAGTGACCTTGGGCTCTGGGCCCAAGATGGTTTTAGAAGTTAAAGGGCCTGTGATAGTGTGataagagaggggagggaggtgTTGAAGGATAGGTTAGAGTTGAGTTAGTGAGACAAAGGCAGAGGTGTGACCACATGCCTCCTAATCTGGAGCCAGACCCAGGCTGGTTGTGGGGATAACTctttcctggggctgggcccaCAAATTCTGCCCGACCAGGGCCCAAACTCTTGAACTCATCCAGATGCAGCACGTTGATTAATCTCCCAAGGTCCTATTCTCAAACCCAAGCCCCTTTGGGCCTGGCTAGGGTTTCAATGGTGGCCCTAAAACTTATTGCCCATCCAGAAGCCCCAGTTTCTGGAGGGACAGGAGAGGGTTACTGGCATCTGTGTACCAGACTGTCTCCCCAGGTTTGGGTTCAAAAGCACATTGTCCTAACACCCAAGAAGAATGAAGATAGAGAGGGAGATTGAGAGTGGGGTGTTTCGTGAATGACTCTGGGTTCTGAGGCtgcaggaaaacaatatatgtgCAAAATGGTTCTAGCAATGTAAATGgtgaaaaatacaaattacagCAAAACTGAACTGAATGCTGCAGcttgggaaaataagaaaatgcctctccctctctttatgAGGATGAGTGAGTGTGGGGGTTCTATGGATGTTGATGTGCTCATTAATTCATtgaattgttttctctcttttcgTTTGTTTCTTTACAAGGAGTGActggggtgggtgggtggaatTATATCCAGAAATGATTAGTATGGAAGagcaaaatatatgaataaaaatcaaaaccattGAAACGATAAACCGAGGCAGGAAAATCGATGGGAGAGGTTTTGCACTCTCTGAGGTTGGGAAGGAGGGCTAGACAGCAGCCCTTCAGCCCTGCCAGAGACCTCTCCCCTGTGTCAGGATCTAGGTGTAGTCACTCAGACAGCTCAGCTTTCTCTGGAGCTGGGGAAGGGGCTGCAGTTGTGAACAGATGCTCCCCAACGCAAAGCTCCAGCGCACACAGCTAGGTTGCCATAGATTTCGCCTTTATTTTAAGTTTCACGTGTATCACAACTGGCGGAGGGAGCCGCCGACATCGCGCTCTGGCGGTCCCCTACAGCCTAACGGTACTTGGACGTTAACACGGAGGCCACGTAACTCAGGAACTTGTCCAGAGAAGCGTGCACCTCGGGGTTCAAGTTGCCTGGATGGTGCCTCGCCAGGGTCACGAGCAAGCAGTGAGACAGGAGCTGGGGAGAGAAGGGGCGGTGCAGAATCAGACCGGGGCGGATCTTTGTGGGGGCCCGGTTCTTGGACGCCACTAGCCCCGAATTCTGGACCGAACCTCTCCCCCTTTCACTGGCTCAGCTCTCACCCACGACCTCTCCAACTGCGCCGGGACGCACTTGGGGACAGTTGACCTAGTTGGATGACGGGCAAAGCCCGACTTCTCCCTAGATCCAgctcccccccgcccccgcccgggGTCTCCACTCACTTTGAAGTTGATGGGATCCACCTTGAGTCTGTGGGCGTGGAGCTCGCTCAGGGATGAAAGGGAGGCTGGCAAGTCATCCAGGTGGCTGACGGCCAGAGTCAGTGCGTCCGCCACCTTCTTGCCATGGGCCTGAACCTGGCGGGAGCCCCGGGAGAGGTCAAAGTGGGGGAAGTAGGTCTTGGTTtcggggaaacaaagaaaggtcCTGCCAACCAAAAAGGAGGGCAGGCTGAAGGTTCTCTCGGGTGGGACCCGGGAGAGGGGCAAAGGATGGAGAGCCGGCCGGGGAGGAAGGGATCGCCAGCGGCTTCCGAGAGGCGGCGGCGACGCGAGAACGCGGTTGGCTTCCCAGAGGCTGGGGAGCGGGGAGAAAGGAGGGGTCCCAGGGGAAGTGGCGGATTCACGTGCTGGCTGCTGCCTCACCTCACCAGGGCTTCAGTGCCGTACACCTTGGTGTTCTCACCCAGtttttcccagaattctctcaCGTTGCACTTGTCTGCCGCGGACAGAGCCATCCTTCTTTCCCACGTCTGTCTGTCAGGGGTTCACCGAGGATGGCATGTCCCAGACTTGGCACTGAGGAGGTGGAGCTCATTGGCTGGCACGGATCGTGCAGTCACCAGCCCAGGTGGTGCGAGGCCGAGTCTCCGCAACAGGGGGCGCTGCATTCCCGCCTGGGCCAGATCACCTGTGCAAACTCAGCATCAGCCCGGAATCCCTAACCTGTATATCGCCCTCCCATCCCTTACCTCGCAAACTCGGATTGTGGAACTGTAGTAACAACAGCAATTGTAATAGTGAGGATGATTATTAGTGTTAATATAGCGcttaaagttttgcaaaaaaacagttaatcctcataacaaccctgggaggtaaatgccattattatatttttctcttataataataacatgatgttattattattattctcatttttgcagataagaaaaccgaGGAGACCATTTAAGTGTCtcccaagggtcacacagctagcaagagtATGACTGAATTTTAACTTATCTTTGACTCCAactccaatgctctatctactaagTATGGACAGAagtttacttcttcctcttctagAAATGACCCATCTTGACTTTCCTCCCTTCTGCTCCTGACGTTGGTTTCCTTGCTGTCCCTCACGGAGGACAGTCCAACTCCCAACTTTGTATCCCAGGCCTGAAATGCTTTCTTTCCTCATTGccactttctgttttccttctggtCTCAGTGAAAAtcttgttttctgctcattttccagtcCCCCTTAATGCTAGTATTTTCCCTCTGATATTACCTTCTACCTATActgtatgtatcttgtttgtCCATAATTGTTTATGTGCTGTCTTTCCTAATatattgtgagcttcttgagatcagggattatttttgtcttcttatcCCCAGGGCTCAGCACAATATCTGtcacattgtaggcacttaacAGATGCTTGTTAACTAACTAACTGCTTGTTCCTCCCCATTTACCGCCCAAATCAATTTGTATCCCCATCGTATTCACATCCCAACCTATTCTACTCCTGTTACAAACCATTCTATCCTTGTCCCCATCTTTTCCAATCCCATCTCCataaaattcatttctcttccccaaTTCCATTATTATCCCCTACTATTCTACTTCATCCCATTCCTTTTCTGTACCATTCCTCAGATAGTAGtggagagacatacagagacagagaagagagaacgagagagacagagacagagaggtcgGGACAGGGAagcacacagagagacatagagagacaggatgggggagagagagagacagagacagagaaacaaaggtgagaagagagagcgagagagactcAGAGGGCAGAGttacagagagacagggagaaagagaaagagacacaaacAGAGACAGTGCTTTGATCTTTGCTCTGAACTCCTGCTGGaccagcaaaactaatcaatacatGTTGTTATTTGCTGTGTTCCATAATTTCACACTTctgcaacaaaaaaatgagatGCATTTTTTGGTCAGGCCTAATCaatgtaattttataacattccattttgattgttttattgttgttttccatttatattgctatggtcattgtttatattgtttttctggttctacttaaCTTGATTTTGTATCAATTTACTTGAGTCCTTTCAtgctttcctttatttatttcctttattcctttatttatttaatcatatcCCTATTTGTTGCTTTTTACATAACAGCcacattttattacattcatacaacattataatttatttagctaatCTGCAGTCAATGGATATAAGCTTTGTTTTAGGACAggcattattatttcctttttgttgatGCAGAAATTGTATCTCAGAGACATTAAAAgatctgcccaaagtcacatgatTAATAAGTACTTGAGTGGGGACTAACATCTTCTCACTCCAAGTTCTCTTGCCATCTTACCATGCTGCTGTAGTATTTATAAGGGGCCTTAGAATAGAGAATAGTAGATCTGGAAAGGAACATGTAATGTCAGAAATGGAGAGGACCTAATCCAATTgagccttctcattttataagaaGGAGAAACAGATGTCCCCCAACAGAAGTAACTAATTTAAGGTCATTTAATGGTGAAGTGTTGGGGGGTGGATCAACAATCTTCCAGCAGGTAGGCCTTTGGTGGACCAGCTAGCTgtataaagtttctttttttcttttcttttcttttttcatattttaatagtttttatttaccagatataagcatgagtaattttacaacattgacaattgccaaaccttttgttctaatttttcccctccttccccccccccagatggcaggttgaccaatacatgttatatatgttaaaaacaatatatgtatacatgtccaaacagttgttttgctgtacaaaaagaatcagactttgaaatagtgtacaattagcctgtgaagtaaatccaaaatgcaggcggacaaaattagagggattggcaattccatgtagtggttcacactcatctcccagagttcttttgctgggtgtagctggttcaattcattactgctctattggaattgatttggttcatctcattgttgaagagggccacatccatcagattgatcatcatatagtattgttgttgaagtatacaatgatttcctgatcCTCTAGCTGTATAAAGTTTCATTACAAACCTCCCAGCTCCCTATATTCTCCCTTCCACCAATCTGAGAGTTTTGTCTCTAGTCAACATATTAGATATCTTCCTCCTTTGTTCTAGGGATGGCCAACTACCATGAACCCGATGTGGGGGGTTTACCAAGTTGGGCTGCATACACACAGACATCTGAGAGAACCCTCTTTCCCACTCCCAAAATGCACTCTGGCAAAAAGgttattttggaagagaatatagAACATAAATATGCAAAAGAGCCTAAGAGGATGTGAGGGCTCTACCCTTGGAGCTACTtgggagttttgactttgttatcttaaCTTccccacctagctacccccccctccccccagggagTGATAGTCTAGAAATATCTAGTATCTGTAAGTATCTCCTAAGTCATGTATGGGTGAGGTTACTTGGGAGATATTACAGGAGGCAAAGGACTGGGCTGGGTTTCCGGCCTCACCCATTTTTGTCAATCTGTCCTCTGGACATGAGCCTCTCAATGACTTAGGGAAATGGAACACAGATCCCTTATGTTGTTTCCTCTATGGCCCTAATGCCCCACTCCCCCATCATAGAGCAAGGGTTTGCATAGCCAGGTTGCCATGCATTCAGACTTTATTCTAAGATAATGGCCTCTGATATGGAGCATTAATAAAATTATCTGAATAAATACCTACCAAAGGAATACCCTTTTTTTATACCTAGCAAAGGAGACTAAGGAGGAATTATCAGGTGGGTAGGAggattgtgaagataaaataatattctgtctaggaaaacctaaagagaagagaatatcaaggagaaaagggTGATTAATAGGATCAATCCTAGTAATGCAGACTGTCAAACTAGATGTCTTATAAACTTCTTAAATTGGACATATCCAAGTTCgagaaagataaaaattgaaaaaaggccATTacatttggcaataagagatcaCTAATTTTGGATAGAGAAGTATCTGTTAAAGGTtgcaaaataaagtcagaagccAAATTGGAAAGAGTTGAGACAAGAGtgaagaaaaggaagtagaaaagtaAATGGATTTCTCAGGGAATTTAGTCACAAAAGATTGGAGACATTTGGGATGTATCTAATGGACATGGAAAGATCAAATTAagtgggttggtttttttttaattttttttttttttttttaatgaaagtgaACCTCTCAGTCTTCTAATTGGGAAAGATAGTGGAAAAAATGGGGTTCAAAGAATGTGACTTTTGGGATATAattacaaattactttccagaatagaAAGActactttcacaactccatcaagaGTACTTCAGTTTGTTAGTTCTTCCACAATTCCTCCTACAATTGTCTTTACCTTATCCTTTTTTGGTCAATCTTTCCCAATTGAAAAGCTGGGAGGTAGAAATTcagctatttcattttttatttttcttattattaatgctttggaatatttttcatatattcatgATTGTTTATCTtgtctttcttttgaa
This sequence is a window from Sminthopsis crassicaudata isolate SCR6 chromosome 1, ASM4859323v1, whole genome shotgun sequence. Protein-coding genes within it:
- the LOC141549848 gene encoding hemoglobin subunit alpha-like, encoding MALSAADKCNVREFWEKLGENTKVYGTEALVRTFLCFPETKTYFPHFDLSRGSRQVQAHGKKVADALTLAVSHLDDLPASLSSLSELHAHRLKVDPINFKLLSHCLLVTLARHHPGNLNPEVHASLDKFLSYVASVLTSKYR